The Pecten maximus chromosome 11, xPecMax1.1, whole genome shotgun sequence genome has a segment encoding these proteins:
- the LOC117337439 gene encoding uncharacterized protein LOC117337439 isoform X1, whose translation MPLACSVGRDWLCYEVEDNVMKYKRCRLTIEAMTDVMIVKSLTSSVEQFDPEDAINRFLMKTPSGGMRRPEFERSALKAASTSKEIEGEAVIEGDGQAEAEIDHQMESDSEDVDSDVEGDFEPGFDNMGDTFTKVLKEAAAVELEHETVKEIKFKKELINNRK comes from the exons ATGCCACTGGCTTGTTCTGTTGGAAGAGACTGGTTATGTTACGAGGTCGAGGACAACGTGATGAAAT ACAAAAGGTGCAGACTTACCATTGAGGCAATGACTGACGTAATGATCGTAAAGTCGCTCACTTCTTCTGTTGAACAATTTGACCCAGAAGATGCCATTAACAGGTTTTTG ATGAAAACACCATCTGGAGGGATGAGGAGACCAGAATTTGAGAGGTCTGCACTAAAGGCAGCATCAACTTCAAAGGAAATAGAGGGTGAAGCTGTGATAGAAGGAGATGGACAAGCAGAAGCTGAAATAGATCATCAGATGGAGTCCGATTCAGAGGATGTTGATTCAGATGTTGAGGGGGATTTTGAGCCAGGCTTTGATAATATGGGTGACACATTCACCAAAGTGTTAAAGGAAGCGGCTGCGGTTGAGCTTGAGCACGAAACGgtcaaagaaataaaatttaaaaaagaactGATTAACAATCGcaaataa
- the LOC117337439 gene encoding uncharacterized protein LOC117337439 isoform X2, whose translation MTDVMIVKSLTSSVEQFDPEDAINRFLMKTPSGGMRRPEFERSALKAASTSKEIEGEAVIEGDGQAEAEIDHQMESDSEDVDSDVEGDFEPGFDNMGDTFTKVLKEAAAVELEHETVKEIKFKKELINNRK comes from the exons ATGACTGACGTAATGATCGTAAAGTCGCTCACTTCTTCTGTTGAACAATTTGACCCAGAAGATGCCATTAACAGGTTTTTG ATGAAAACACCATCTGGAGGGATGAGGAGACCAGAATTTGAGAGGTCTGCACTAAAGGCAGCATCAACTTCAAAGGAAATAGAGGGTGAAGCTGTGATAGAAGGAGATGGACAAGCAGAAGCTGAAATAGATCATCAGATGGAGTCCGATTCAGAGGATGTTGATTCAGATGTTGAGGGGGATTTTGAGCCAGGCTTTGATAATATGGGTGACACATTCACCAAAGTGTTAAAGGAAGCGGCTGCGGTTGAGCTTGAGCACGAAACGgtcaaagaaataaaatttaaaaaagaactGATTAACAATCGcaaataa